In a single window of the Polycladomyces zharkentensis genome:
- a CDS encoding alpha/beta hydrolase, with protein MTASINDRREVTIPLTEQRVMRSRAGNEYQISVAKLGEKPPPSGYPVIYLLDANAVFGTMVEAVRVQARRPEKTGVGPAVIVGIGYRTAEPFPPARHYDFTMPVSATELPPRPDGKAWPEHGGAEAFLNFIEEELKPMIEREFKIDRTRQTIVGHSLGGLFVLHALFNKPGAFRTYVAGSPSIHWNKQHILDAERKFVSRLEHENIDVRILLAVGELEKRHKSRVHDNARELSERLSTLASRGVRVEFKEFEGEDHVSVLPALISRAVRFALSR; from the coding sequence ATGACAGCCAGCATCAATGATCGCCGCGAAGTCACAATACCGCTGACAGAACAGCGTGTGATGCGTTCGCGCGCCGGAAACGAATATCAAATTTCCGTGGCAAAACTTGGTGAAAAACCGCCTCCTTCGGGATATCCGGTCATCTATCTGCTGGATGCCAATGCCGTATTTGGAACGATGGTGGAGGCGGTGAGAGTGCAGGCACGTCGACCCGAGAAGACCGGAGTTGGTCCGGCGGTGATCGTCGGCATCGGCTATCGAACGGCAGAGCCGTTTCCTCCCGCCCGCCATTACGATTTTACGATGCCGGTGTCCGCAACCGAACTGCCTCCGAGACCCGACGGAAAAGCATGGCCGGAACACGGCGGAGCCGAAGCTTTTTTGAATTTCATAGAAGAAGAGTTGAAGCCCATGATCGAGCGCGAATTCAAGATTGACCGTACCAGACAAACGATCGTTGGCCATTCTCTCGGCGGCCTCTTCGTGCTGCATGCGCTTTTTAACAAGCCAGGCGCCTTCCGGACATATGTCGCCGGCAGCCCGTCCATTCACTGGAATAAGCAGCACATTCTTGATGCGGAACGGAAATTTGTGTCCCGCTTGGAACATGAAAATATCGATGTGCGAATCCTGCTTGCGGTGGGAGAGCTGGAGAAAAGGCATAAAAGCCGCGTACACGACAACGCGAGGGAGCTTTCGGAACGCCTGTCCACCCTCGCAAGTCGTGGAGTACGGGTGGAGTTCAAGGAGTTTGAGGGTGAAGATCATGTATCGGTGCTGCCGGCATTGATCAGCCGGGCCGTACGGTTTGCATTGAGCAGGTGA
- a CDS encoding 2,3-dihydro-2,3-dihydroxybenzoate dehydrogenase yields the protein MDRLGIKGRVALVTGAAQGIGEAVARAFAELGAFVAVMDKNADGLHRLVDDLVSGGHHARAFPADVCDRAAVDEMVDWIEDNMGPIEILVNVAGVLRMNPVESFSDEDWAATFAVNATGVFYVCRSVIRYMVPRRAGSIITVGSNAAWVPRMHMSAYAASKAAATMFTKCLGLELARYNIRCNVVSPGSTDTEMQRLMWADENGAQAVIAGSPETFRVGIPLGKLATPSDIADAVVFLASDRAGHITMHDLRVDGGATLGA from the coding sequence ATGGATCGTTTGGGTATCAAGGGCAGAGTTGCCTTGGTAACGGGTGCCGCCCAAGGTATCGGGGAAGCGGTGGCTCGGGCCTTTGCCGAGCTTGGCGCCTTCGTTGCAGTCATGGATAAAAACGCCGATGGGCTCCACAGACTCGTGGATGACCTTGTTTCCGGCGGTCACCATGCGAGAGCCTTTCCGGCGGACGTGTGCGACAGAGCGGCCGTTGACGAGATGGTAGATTGGATCGAAGACAATATGGGCCCGATTGAAATCTTGGTCAACGTCGCAGGGGTGTTGCGGATGAATCCAGTCGAGTCTTTCAGCGACGAGGATTGGGCCGCGACGTTCGCGGTTAACGCCACCGGGGTTTTTTACGTATGCCGCTCGGTCATCCGATATATGGTGCCCCGCAGGGCGGGCTCGATCATTACAGTGGGCTCCAATGCTGCGTGGGTGCCGCGAATGCATATGTCCGCTTACGCAGCCTCCAAAGCCGCGGCGACAATGTTTACCAAATGCCTCGGGCTGGAGCTCGCCCGGTACAACATTCGCTGTAACGTGGTGTCGCCCGGTTCGACGGACACGGAGATGCAGCGGTTGATGTGGGCGGATGAGAACGGAGCGCAGGCCGTTATCGCCGGATCTCCGGAGACGTTTCGGGTGGGAATACCGCTGGGGAAACTCGCCACCCCCTCTGATATCGCCGATGCGGTCGTCTTTCTGGCCTCCGACCGGGCAGGTCATATCACGATGCATGATTTGCGCGTCGATGGCGGTGCCACATTGGGGGCTTGA